The following are encoded together in the Brassica napus cultivar Da-Ae chromosome A9, Da-Ae, whole genome shotgun sequence genome:
- the LOC106406501 gene encoding bidirectional sugar transporter SWEET5, with product MTDAHTARTIVGIIGNVISFGLFCSPIPTMIKIWKMKSVSEFKPDPYLATVLNCMMWSFYGLPFVHPDSLLVVTINGTGLFMELVYVTIFFIFATSAIRRKITIAMVVELIFMSVVIFCTLYCLHTTKQRSMLIGIMCIVFNVIMYASPLTVMRLVIKTKSVKYMPFFLSLASFMNGVVWVIYACLKFDPYILIPNGLGSLSGLVQLILYATYYKTTNWNDEDGDKEKRFTNAEIQLDRA from the exons ATGACGGACGCCCACACTGCCCGGACGATCGTTGGAATAATCG GAAACGTGATCTCTTTCGGCTTGTTCTGCTCTCCAAT ACCAACGATGATAAAGATATGGAAGATGAAGTCAGTGTCGGAGTTTAAGCCAGATCCGTACCTAGCCACGGTTTTAAACTGCATGATGTGGAGTTTTTATGGACTTCCTTTTGTCCATCCCGATAGTCTCCTCGTCGTTACCATTAATGGAACTGGTCTTTTCATGGAACTCGTTTATGTCactatcttcttcatcttcgctACCTCAGCTATCCGC AGAAAGATCACAATAGCTATGGTGGTTGAGTTGATATTCATGTCAGTGGTGATCTTCTGCACATTGTACTGTTTGCATACAACAAAACAAAGGTCTATGCTTATTGGGATCATGTGCATTGTTTTCAATGTTATCATGTATGCTTCTCCTCTAACCGTCATG AGACTTGTGATAAAGACAAAGAGCGTGAAGTACATGCCGTTCTTCCTGTCACTAGCCAGCTTCATGAACGGAGTCGTTTGGGTCATTTATGCATGTCTTAAATTCGACCCATATATTTTG ATACCAAATGGCCTTGGATCCCTATCCGGATTAGTACAACTTATATTATACGCAACTTACTATAAAACAACGAACTGGAACGATGAAGATGGAGATAAAGAAAAGCGGTTTACTAATGCTGAAATCCAGCTTGACCGAGCTTGA
- the LOC106399200 gene encoding rac-like GTP-binding protein ARAC10 yields MASSASKFIKCVTVGDGAVGKTCMLICYTSNKFPTDYVPTVFDNFSANVVVEGTTVNLGLWDTAGQEDYNRLRPLSYRGADVFVLSFSLVSRASYENVFKKWIPELQHFAPGVPLVLVGTKLDLREDKHYLADHPGLSPVTTAQGEELRKLIGATYYIECSSKTQQNVKAVFDSAIKEVIKPVVKQKDKTKKKKKQQSNHHGCLSNVLCGRIVTRH; encoded by the exons ATGGCTTCAAGTGCTTCAAAGTTCATCAAATGTGTAACTGTTGGTGATGGTGCCGTTGGTAAAACCTGTATGCTCATCTGCTACACCAGCAACAAGTTCCCTACT GACTATGTACCAACGGTTTTTGACAACTTTAGTGCAAACGTTGTAGTTGAAGGAACTACTGTGAACTTAGGGCTATGGGATACTGCTG GGCAAGAAGACTATAACAGATTAAGGCCTTTAAGTTACAGAGGAGCAGATGTTTTCGTCTTGTCTTTCTCATTGGTCAGCCGAGCTAGCtatgaaaatgtttttaaaaag TGGATCCCTGAACTCCAACACTTTGCTCCAGGAGTTCCATTAGTTCTTGTCGGTACCAAATTGG ATCTCCGTGAGGATAAGCATTATCTGGCTGACCATCCTGGACTATCCCCTGTAACTACTGCACAG GGAGAGGAATTGCGTAAGCTAATTGGTGCAACATATTACATTGAATGTAGCTCAAAAACTCAACAG AATGTCAAAGCAGTTTTTGATTCGGCAATCAAGGAAGTGATCAAACCGGTGGTTAAACAGAAGGACAAGaccaagaaaaagaagaagcaacagTCGAATCACCACGGGTGTTTATC AAACGTTTTGTGTGGGAGGATAGTGACCCGGCATTGA